A section of the Macadamia integrifolia cultivar HAES 741 chromosome 9, SCU_Mint_v3, whole genome shotgun sequence genome encodes:
- the LOC122089680 gene encoding polyubiquitin-like, whose translation MLEVKSCNTIDEIIGMIPQEYMISRGILNPHCLFLGETRLKNELTLAHYDIASRAFLPLGCNIQVNVGIPSDEVISVDLKPMDVIGTVKEKIEDLSGIPWQQQTLTYLGDEVDDFYTLEDYELHLGSLWNLRWQFGGNNWSFFWPTYGVKLQNL comes from the coding sequence ATGCTTGAAGTGAAGAGCTGTAATACCATTGATGAGATAATTGGGATGATTCCACAAGAGTATATGATTAGTAGAGGAATTCTCAATCCACATTGTCTCTTCCTCGGTGAAACTCGACTGAAGAATGAGCTAACTCTAGCACATTATGACATTGCATCAAGGGCGTTCCTCCCATTGGGATGCAATATTCAAGTTAATGTTGGCATTCCAAGTGATGAAGTGATCTCAGTCGATCTAAAACCTATGGATGTAATAGGTACCGTGAAGGAGAAGATTGAAGATTTGTCTGGAATTCCATGGCAGCAACAGACCCTCACCTACCTTGGAGATGAAGTTGATGATTTTTATACACTTGAAGATTATGAACTTCATTTAGGGAGTCTTTGGAATCTAAGGTGGCAATTTGGAGGCAATAATTGGTCCTTCTTTTGGCCTACTTATGGAGTTAAACTCCAAAATCTTTAG